The Variovorax sp. S12S4 genome includes the window AGCCTGCTGCATCATAGAGGGCTGCCCGGAACTTGCCATGACCAACACCAACGACACTCCCCAGGCCGCAGCGCCCGCTTCCGCTCCCCTCGGCCCCGACGATTTCGACGCCCTCGATCAGGCGCTGGACGCCATGCGCGAGCACGACGAGGAAATTCCCCAGTGGGAGTTCTGCGAAGGCTTCATGGCCGCGCTGATCTGCACCCGCCGCCCCATCGAACCTTCCGAATACTGGCCCGTGCTGCTGGGCGACGGCTTCGTGCCCGCGCAGCACATGGAATTCGTCTGGAACTGGAAGCGCCGCTGGCTCGAAATCGAGCAAGGCCTGGATGCCGACGTAGAGTCGCTCGAGGACGAGCGCAGCTGGCAGCCCGAGGTGCTCGACACCCGCGGCGCCATCGCCTCGCTGCCGGACGAAGAGCGCGCCGAGATCGAGGGCGAGGAAATCCCCTCGTTCGCCCAGGTGTGGGCGCTGGGTTTCATGTACGCGGTCGAGAACTGGCCCGAAGACTGGGCCGCGCCGC containing:
- a CDS encoding UPF0149 family protein, which translates into the protein MTNTNDTPQAAAPASAPLGPDDFDALDQALDAMREHDEEIPQWEFCEGFMAALICTRRPIEPSEYWPVLLGDGFVPAQHMEFVWNWKRRWLEIEQGLDADVESLEDERSWQPEVLDTRGAIASLPDEERAEIEGEEIPSFAQVWALGFMYAVENWPEDWAAPRDKEAAQMLNDALDNIVALTEDDKAKPTLSMYSDDAPPSVSQQRLDDFGAAIWAVYDLRQLWKSLGPKVETIRKEAEPGRNDPCPCGSGKKYKKCHGA